Proteins encoded in a region of the Nocardia asteroides genome:
- a CDS encoding WS/DGAT domain-containing protein: MSQSDLFSWNMERDPVLRSTIVSVLVLDTEPDWDRLTRTMDRGTRLVPRLRHRLADSLLGLAPPRWALDPDFDLSWHVRRSALPEPATMSAVLDFARTEAMTGFDPVRPLWRSTLLGGLKGGGCALVLTVHHSLTDGIGGIQIATSLLDFDRAGTDHGPPPEPLDDRTSSLRDIMVWNWSVGSDLLRGGIRSTPPTLWRALTNPAQAVRDSAALANSLVHLARPITTTMSPVMTGRSLGRRLAVLDISLERLRGAAWATGCTVNDAFLTAVVIGLRTYHDRHGATIDHLRVTMPISLRTADDPLGGNRITLARFALPVSGAETADLMRAVGAAVAGWRREPAIPLSGAIAAALNRLPAGLLTEMLKHVDFVASNVPGSPVPLYIAGARIERMYAFAPTIGTAVNVTLTSHAGTCYIGINADTAAIPDLETLTECLTAGFATVLGLEPGSGAESTEEASRSTPV, translated from the coding sequence ATGTCGCAGTCGGACCTGTTCTCGTGGAACATGGAGCGCGATCCGGTCCTTCGCTCGACAATCGTGTCGGTCCTCGTCCTCGACACCGAACCGGACTGGGATCGCTTGACGCGAACGATGGATCGCGGTACTCGTCTCGTGCCCAGATTGCGACATCGGCTCGCCGACTCGTTGCTCGGCCTCGCCCCTCCGAGGTGGGCACTCGATCCGGATTTCGACCTCTCTTGGCATGTGCGTCGATCCGCGCTACCGGAACCGGCGACCATGTCCGCAGTGCTCGACTTCGCGCGAACCGAGGCGATGACCGGATTCGATCCGGTCCGCCCGCTGTGGCGTTCGACCTTGCTCGGCGGTTTGAAGGGGGGCGGATGCGCGCTGGTGCTGACTGTGCACCACAGTCTCACCGATGGCATCGGCGGCATCCAGATCGCTACGTCGCTGCTCGATTTCGACCGCGCGGGCACCGACCATGGTCCTCCGCCCGAGCCGCTGGACGACCGCACGAGCTCACTTCGCGACATCATGGTGTGGAACTGGTCGGTCGGCTCAGATCTTCTTCGCGGCGGTATCCGTTCTACGCCGCCGACCTTATGGCGGGCACTGACCAATCCCGCGCAGGCGGTCCGCGACAGCGCCGCGCTGGCGAACTCGCTCGTCCACTTGGCGAGGCCCATCACTACGACGATGTCACCCGTTATGACCGGACGAAGTCTCGGTCGCCGGTTGGCGGTGCTCGACATTTCCCTCGAGCGGCTACGCGGCGCCGCGTGGGCCACGGGTTGCACCGTGAACGACGCCTTCCTGACCGCTGTGGTGATCGGGCTGCGCACATATCACGACCGGCACGGAGCGACGATCGACCACCTGCGGGTGACGATGCCGATCAGTCTCCGCACCGCTGACGACCCGCTCGGCGGCAACCGCATCACCCTCGCTCGCTTCGCGTTGCCGGTCAGCGGCGCCGAGACCGCGGACCTGATGCGAGCTGTCGGCGCCGCGGTCGCGGGTTGGCGTCGCGAACCGGCGATACCGCTGTCGGGTGCCATCGCGGCCGCGCTGAATCGGCTGCCTGCCGGGCTGCTGACCGAAATGCTCAAACACGTCGACTTCGTCGCCTCCAACGTCCCGGGCTCCCCCGTGCCTCTTTACATCGCCGGTGCGCGGATCGAGCGGATGTACGCCTTCGCCCCAACCATCGGTACGGCCGTCAACGTGACGCTGACCTCGCACGCCGGGACCTGTTACATCGGAATCAATGCGGACACCGCCGCGATCCCGGACCTGGAAACGCTGACCGAGTGCCTCACTGCGGGCTTCGCGACCGTGCTGGGGCTCGAACCGGGATCCGGGGCCGAATCTACGGAAGAAGCGTCTCGGTCAACGCCGGTGTAA